One Nocardia sp. BMG111209 DNA segment encodes these proteins:
- a CDS encoding sigma factor-like helix-turn-helix DNA-binding protein produces MTTVDKVPAGLLDDLRDGVSFALEELDEILAVMAAEQAEERPRDGELITARLGLDGERPETLTMIGARYDLSRDRVRQLYTRAVGQMVRRVQATGHPDVGLFARRYPVGWGDERLVRTLLGETYVTDSDIAAQDLAYLKLRLAGHALMDAKRIAGFVFQRIAGWQQRGRWHPAEPRPVEPIAGQLVPLLRRAEWPGGTAAGLPELPIRTVDAGDDARGHVFAETLGRETTFDTALEARLLRMLDESESVATFTERPIAVGYRLDDVQRLHHPTVGARLTDGRVLLIDVVPLGRLAFHGNRAKLDAARSLAHEHGWGWLVFTGSRLGVPDLLHHNVEPRREHPLRNRLARGPLDWAEFRRYREEADLDVIDVTALALRHGWRWERGPFRLASAGPGSSPP; encoded by the coding sequence GTGACGACAGTGGACAAGGTGCCGGCCGGGCTGCTCGACGATCTGCGCGACGGGGTGTCGTTCGCCCTGGAGGAACTCGACGAGATCCTCGCGGTGATGGCCGCCGAACAGGCCGAGGAGCGGCCGCGCGACGGCGAGCTGATCACCGCGCGGCTCGGGCTCGACGGCGAGCGGCCGGAAACACTGACGATGATCGGCGCGCGGTACGACCTGTCGCGAGATCGGGTGCGGCAGTTGTACACCCGCGCGGTGGGGCAGATGGTGCGGCGGGTGCAGGCCACCGGACATCCGGACGTGGGGTTGTTCGCGCGGCGGTATCCGGTCGGGTGGGGCGACGAGCGGCTGGTGCGGACGCTGCTGGGCGAGACCTACGTCACCGACAGCGATATCGCCGCACAGGATCTGGCCTATCTCAAGCTGCGGCTGGCCGGGCACGCGCTGATGGACGCGAAACGCATCGCGGGCTTCGTGTTCCAGCGCATCGCGGGCTGGCAGCAGCGCGGACGCTGGCATCCGGCCGAGCCGCGGCCGGTCGAACCGATTGCCGGGCAACTGGTTCCGCTGCTGCGCCGGGCCGAATGGCCGGGCGGAACCGCCGCCGGCCTGCCGGAACTGCCGATCCGCACCGTCGACGCCGGCGACGACGCGCGCGGTCACGTCTTCGCCGAGACCCTCGGCCGGGAGACCACTTTCGACACCGCGCTGGAAGCCCGTCTGCTGCGGATGCTGGACGAGAGCGAATCGGTGGCCACCTTCACCGAGCGGCCGATCGCGGTCGGCTACCGGCTCGACGACGTGCAACGGCTGCATCATCCCACCGTCGGCGCCCGGCTGACCGACGGGCGGGTACTGCTGATCGATGTGGTGCCGTTGGGCCGCTTGGCCTTTCACGGCAACCGCGCGAAGCTCGACGCCGCCCGGTCGCTGGCGCACGAGCACGGCTGGGGCTGGCTCGTGTTCACCGGCAGCCGGCTCGGCGTCCCGGATCTGTTGCACCACAACGTCGAGCCCCGCCGGGAGCACCCGCTGCGCAACCGCCTCGCGCGCGGCCCGCTGGACTGGGCGGAATTCCGCCGCTACCGCGAGGAGGCGGACCTGGACGTGATCGACGTGACCGCGCTGGCCCTGCGCCACGGATGGCGCTGGGAGCGCGGCCCGTTCCGGCTCGCTAGCGCTGGGCCAGGATCATCGCCGCCATGA
- a CDS encoding MFS transporter yields the protein MAAEYMSVSSPLRAARVANSMAFALQGFFLAVVLTELPQEKDRFHLTDTLILIAVVLISLLAAVGSVLAEHLAVRWSSRVALRIGLGLIAVTGLGAAVSPNTGVLFAALGGYGVAVGIVDASTNMQAVFIQHGYGRIVLSSFYGAWSAGSILGALFVAGCEKLHVTLGAALAAAALVVLVAGQGFGPRLLGTRQAESEPGEQGKAGILPLRAYLVFGVAMALVFAIDLAVGNWSALYLKDDLAATSATAALALAAYQGASLVTRLTGDLWVRRFGPRVVVRVSALIGAVGLAVVVAAPGPIPALIGFLIAGIGLPVIAPLCFSEVGELTGGRGLDAVIARLNLFNYAGTLVGGGVVGGLADATTRRAGFAIPLFFAVLLIFAARFFHARAGATSAVDAAD from the coding sequence ATGGCCGCCGAATACATGTCTGTATCGTCACCGCTCCGCGCTGCGCGCGTGGCCAATTCGATGGCCTTCGCACTGCAGGGTTTCTTCCTCGCGGTGGTGCTCACGGAACTGCCGCAGGAGAAGGATCGGTTCCATCTCACCGACACCCTGATCCTGATCGCGGTCGTGCTGATCTCTCTGCTGGCGGCGGTGGGCAGTGTGCTCGCCGAACATCTGGCGGTGCGGTGGTCGAGCCGGGTGGCGTTGCGAATCGGGTTGGGCCTCATCGCCGTCACCGGCCTCGGCGCGGCGGTGTCGCCGAATACCGGGGTGCTGTTCGCCGCCCTCGGCGGATACGGCGTGGCGGTCGGCATCGTCGACGCCAGTACCAATATGCAGGCGGTGTTCATCCAGCACGGGTACGGCCGGATCGTGCTCTCGTCGTTCTACGGCGCCTGGAGCGCCGGTTCGATCCTCGGGGCGCTGTTCGTGGCCGGCTGCGAGAAGTTGCACGTGACGCTCGGGGCGGCGCTGGCCGCCGCCGCGCTCGTCGTCCTGGTCGCCGGGCAGGGGTTCGGGCCGCGGCTGCTCGGCACCCGGCAGGCCGAATCGGAACCCGGCGAGCAGGGCAAGGCGGGAATCCTGCCGCTGCGCGCCTATCTGGTGTTCGGCGTGGCGATGGCGCTGGTCTTCGCGATCGATCTGGCCGTGGGCAACTGGTCGGCGCTGTATCTGAAGGACGATCTGGCGGCGACGTCGGCGACGGCCGCGCTGGCCCTGGCCGCGTATCAGGGTGCGTCGCTGGTCACCCGGCTCACCGGCGACCTGTGGGTGCGGCGATTCGGGCCGCGCGTGGTGGTGCGGGTGTCGGCCCTGATCGGCGCGGTCGGGCTGGCGGTGGTGGTCGCGGCGCCGGGCCCGATCCCGGCCCTGATCGGATTCCTGATCGCGGGAATCGGATTGCCCGTGATCGCGCCGTTGTGTTTCAGCGAGGTCGGTGAGCTCACCGGCGGACGCGGACTGGACGCGGTGATCGCGCGGCTGAATCTGTTCAACTACGCGGGCACGCTGGTCGGCGGCGGGGTGGTCGGCGGGCTGGCGGATGCCACGACTCGCCGGGCGGGCTTCGCGATTCCACTGTTCTTCGCGGTGCTGCTGATCTTCGCCGCGCGCTTCTTCCACGCCCGCGCCGGCGCCACATCGGCGGTCGACGCCGCCGATTAG
- a CDS encoding enoyl-CoA hydratase/isomerase family protein, with amino-acid sequence MADVELELDNGLAVITIDRPQARNAIAPTTMDELEKALDGAAGARALVLRGAGDRAFVSGGDLKQLAEIRTLAGAEEMAWRMRLICDRIAEFPAPVIAALNGHALGGGAEFAVAADIRVAADDIKIGFNQAALAIMPAWGGAERLAALVGRGRALMLAGAGTILEAAEAQRFGLIDRVFPRESFEEGWQALARSLATESATSIKRVVGGVPPAEAVAAFARLWVAEAHWAAADRVMNRGK; translated from the coding sequence ATGGCGGACGTCGAGTTGGAGCTGGACAACGGGCTGGCGGTCATCACCATCGACCGGCCGCAGGCCCGCAACGCCATCGCCCCGACCACCATGGATGAGCTGGAGAAGGCGCTCGACGGCGCGGCCGGCGCGCGGGCACTGGTCCTGCGCGGCGCGGGGGATCGCGCCTTCGTCTCCGGGGGCGACCTCAAGCAGCTGGCCGAGATCCGGACCCTCGCGGGCGCCGAGGAGATGGCCTGGCGGATGCGCCTGATCTGCGACCGCATCGCGGAGTTCCCGGCGCCGGTGATCGCGGCGCTCAACGGGCACGCGCTCGGCGGCGGCGCGGAGTTCGCCGTCGCGGCCGACATCCGGGTCGCGGCCGACGACATCAAGATCGGCTTCAATCAGGCCGCGCTGGCGATCATGCCCGCATGGGGCGGCGCCGAGCGGCTCGCGGCCCTGGTCGGCCGGGGGCGCGCGCTCATGCTGGCCGGCGCGGGCACCATCCTGGAGGCGGCCGAGGCGCAGCGGTTCGGGCTGATCGACCGGGTGTTCCCGCGCGAGTCGTTCGAGGAGGGCTGGCAGGCGCTGGCCCGGTCCCTGGCCACCGAGTCGGCCACCTCGATCAAGCGCGTGGTCGGCGGGGTGCCGCCGGCCGAGGCGGTCGCGGCCTTCGCCCGGCTCTGGGTGGCCGAGGCGCACTGGGCGGCGGCGGATCGGGTCATGAACCGCGGCAAGTGA